A genomic stretch from Oreochromis niloticus isolate F11D_XX linkage group LG11, O_niloticus_UMD_NMBU, whole genome shotgun sequence includes:
- the LOC109204039 gene encoding uncharacterized protein LOC109204039: protein MSQVTALTHAEKLLQAEGIHVPSRQQCLGKLVVPFGQHEHAPFRWLVANDVGYMKYILDRHRTEVTNPQRKGEMGNQWVKDYLTEYAESFPQVSVVLEANIDRCIYGQKSFEDHTFQEMWELYCQYSSQKDRPEKFSNEQREVIQKAHSSVKRWLNTPVTHITSTQMKRFRKYIYDKEQQRLTSTPRCDPSLWPSDDAELIAASQSVEDSLKSQHSLSASQPLKQQLTSRGVSSSQTSGT from the exons atGAGTCAAGTCACTGCCTTGACTCATGCAGAGAAGCTGCTTCAAGCCGAGGGTATCCATGTGCCTTCACGTCAGCAGTGCCTGGGAAAGCTGGTGGTGCCATTTGGACAACATGAACATGCACCATTTCGGTGGCTCGTTGCAAACGACGTGGGATATATGAAGTA CATACTTGACAGGCACAGAACAGAGGTGACAAATCCACAAAGAAAGGGAGAGATGGGGAACCAGTGGGTGAAGGATTACCTCACAGAATATGCAGAAAGCTTCCCTCAAGTCTCCGTAGTCCTCGAGGCCAACATTGACAGGTGCATCTATGGTCAGAAAAGTTTTGAAGATCACACCTTTCAAGAGATGTGGGAATTATATTGTCAGTACAGCAGCCAAAAGGACAGACCTGAGAAGTTCAGTAATGAGCAGAGGGAGGTCATTCAGAAGGCACACAGTTCTGTGAAGAGGTGGTTGAACACACCAGTGACGCACATCACAAGCACCCAAATGAAGAGGttcagaaaatatatatatgacaaGGAACAA CAACGGCTGACAAGTACCCCCAGGTGTGATCCTTCATTGTGGCCAAGTGATGATGCTGAACTGATAGCTGCATCCCAGTCTGTGGAAG ATTCACTGAAGTCCCAACACTCCTTGTCTGCAAGTCAACCTTTAAAGCAACAGCTGACAAGCAGAGGTGTTTCCTCCTCCCAGACGTCTGGAACATAG